One window of Agromyces rhizosphaerae genomic DNA carries:
- a CDS encoding glycoside hydrolase family 15 protein, translated as MTLRTPAPADIAALVASSAELISELQDPGGAYPASPTFSAYRGYSWFRDGAFIADGMSSAGRADSAERFFDWCARVVEAHEDDIAAIVSAARRGSPVPDEQMLATRFTFAGVTGEDDWWDFQLDGYGTWVWAVAEHVRRHGVDAGRWANAIGLTVDYLASSWERPCYDWWEEHAEHVHGSTLGCIAAGLTSAVELGVLDDARTELATAEAAAVEQALRTRTVAGGHLAKWVGSSAVDGSLAAIVGVMEVVPAASDLGLATIAAIERDLTVDGGVHRFLDDTFFGGGQWPLLTCFLGIALARAGDPARARELLGWAYSTTAPDGSMPEQVGRHLLDPTMVDEWVERWGPVAQPLLWTHAMFIRLAVELDAHLRATATTVAGTDSLETTA; from the coding sequence ATGACCCTCCGAACCCCCGCACCGGCCGACATCGCGGCGCTCGTCGCGTCGAGTGCCGAGCTGATCTCCGAGCTCCAGGACCCCGGCGGGGCCTATCCCGCGAGCCCGACCTTCTCGGCCTACCGCGGCTACAGCTGGTTCCGCGACGGTGCGTTCATCGCCGACGGCATGTCGAGCGCGGGCCGCGCGGACTCGGCCGAGCGCTTCTTCGACTGGTGCGCGCGCGTCGTGGAGGCGCACGAGGACGACATCGCCGCGATCGTCTCCGCGGCACGGCGCGGCAGCCCGGTGCCCGACGAGCAGATGCTCGCCACCCGCTTCACGTTCGCAGGCGTGACAGGTGAGGACGACTGGTGGGACTTCCAGCTCGACGGGTACGGGACCTGGGTCTGGGCGGTCGCCGAGCACGTGCGCCGCCACGGGGTCGACGCGGGTCGATGGGCGAACGCGATCGGGCTGACGGTCGACTACCTCGCGAGCTCGTGGGAGCGCCCCTGCTACGACTGGTGGGAGGAGCACGCCGAGCACGTGCACGGCTCCACCCTCGGGTGCATCGCCGCGGGCCTGACGTCGGCAGTCGAGCTCGGAGTACTCGACGACGCCCGCACCGAGCTCGCCACCGCGGAGGCCGCGGCGGTCGAGCAGGCCCTGCGCACGCGGACCGTCGCGGGCGGGCACCTCGCCAAGTGGGTCGGCTCGTCCGCCGTCGACGGCAGCCTCGCCGCGATCGTCGGCGTGATGGAGGTCGTCCCGGCTGCGTCCGATCTCGGCCTCGCCACCATCGCGGCCATCGAGCGCGACCTGACCGTGGACGGCGGCGTGCACCGCTTCCTCGACGACACCTTCTTCGGCGGGGGCCAGTGGCCCTTGCTCACGTGCTTCCTCGGCATCGCGCTCGCCCGCGCCGGCGACCCTGCCCGTGCGCGGGAGCTGCTCGGCTGGGCGTACTCGACCACGGCGCCCGATGGCTCCATGCCGGAGCAGGTCGGCCGCCACCTCCTCGACCCCACCATGGTCGACGAGTGGGTCGAGCGCTGGGGCCCGGTCGCGCAGCCCCTGCTCTGGACCCACGCCATGTTCATCCGCCTCGCGGTCGAGCTCGACGCGCACCTGCGCGCGACGGCGACCACCGTGGCCGGCACCGACTCCCTGGAGACCACCGCATGA
- the purM gene encoding phosphoribosylformylglycinamidine cyclo-ligase, whose translation MTSNASYAAAGVDTAAGDLAVELMKESVARTHGPNVLGGVGGFAGMFDLSFAKEYDRPLLATSTDGVGTKIAIAQALDRHDTIGQDLVAMVVDDIVVVGAKPLFMTDYIACGRVVPERIAAIVTGIANACAETGTALVGGETAEHPGLMGPDDYDVAGAAVGVVEADRMLGAERVADGDAVVAIASSGVHSNGFSLVRHILDRRGIGYQDASAELGTTWGEALLEPTRLYTGPLVALLDDERVGGAVHAFSHVTGGGIAANLARVLPRGAWVELERSTWSPQPVFRVLSDLAGDPLEASEGTWNLGIGFFAVVAADAAADVVAELGRLGLPSWQAGTVSTAARDLAGFEQGAKGVDGGAVRLVGAYAS comes from the coding sequence GTGACCAGCAACGCCTCCTACGCCGCCGCCGGTGTCGACACCGCGGCCGGCGACCTCGCCGTCGAACTGATGAAGGAGTCGGTCGCACGCACGCACGGGCCGAACGTGCTCGGCGGCGTCGGCGGATTCGCCGGGATGTTCGACCTGTCGTTCGCCAAGGAGTACGACCGGCCCCTGCTCGCGACCTCGACCGACGGCGTCGGCACGAAGATCGCGATCGCCCAGGCGCTCGACCGGCACGACACCATCGGCCAGGACCTCGTCGCCATGGTCGTCGACGACATCGTCGTGGTGGGTGCGAAGCCGCTGTTCATGACCGACTACATCGCGTGCGGCCGGGTCGTGCCCGAGCGCATCGCCGCGATCGTCACGGGCATCGCCAACGCGTGCGCCGAGACCGGCACCGCGCTCGTCGGCGGCGAGACCGCCGAGCACCCGGGGCTCATGGGCCCCGACGACTACGACGTCGCGGGCGCGGCGGTCGGCGTGGTCGAGGCCGACCGCATGCTCGGCGCCGAGCGGGTGGCCGACGGCGACGCGGTCGTCGCCATCGCGTCGAGCGGCGTGCACTCCAACGGCTTCTCGCTCGTGCGGCACATCCTCGACCGGCGCGGCATCGGGTACCAGGACGCCTCGGCCGAGCTCGGCACCACCTGGGGCGAGGCGCTGCTCGAGCCGACGCGGCTCTACACCGGCCCGCTGGTCGCACTGCTCGACGACGAGCGCGTCGGTGGCGCGGTGCACGCGTTCTCGCACGTGACCGGCGGCGGCATCGCGGCGAACCTCGCGCGGGTGCTGCCGCGCGGGGCGTGGGTCGAGCTCGAGCGCTCCACCTGGTCGCCGCAGCCCGTGTTCCGCGTGCTCAGCGACCTCGCGGGCGACCCGCTCGAGGCGTCCGAGGGCACGTGGAACCTCGGCATCGGCTTCTTCGCGGTCGTGGCGGCGGATGCGGCTGCCGACGTGGTCGCCGAGCTCGGTCGCCTCGGGCTGCCGTCGTGGCAGGCGGGCACCGTGTCGACGGCCGCGCGCGACCTCGCCGGGTTCGAGCAGGGCGCGAAGGGCGTCGACGGCGGCGCCGTGCGACTGGTCGGCGCCTACGCGTCCTGA
- a CDS encoding NAD(P)-binding domain-containing protein, which produces MEHASEAVKVVVIGAGQAGLSVAYHLRRFELVAGEDFVILDRTDRPGGAWAHRWESLKLGTAHRVHDLPGMDQLGISFDTADRSLPARDVVSDYYGRFERHYELDVARPFNVQRVVNRGVELEVHFQDLRPREDEARPSRGLFGRWSRRAEDQAIAREAPTGQVVTRFLVNATGTWGAPFVPYYPGMRDFAGRHLHTSDFRSAADFRGQQVVVVGGGTSAIGFMLELESVAAGLTWVSRRPIDWIESQELDLEGASAAVAMQDEAARAGRALPSVVSGTGVPRSRRIAAGIDRGLLVAKPMFDRIERAGVRWNDGDFAFADTIIWATGFRPELRHLAPLKLREKAGGVAVGQGASWADPRVFLAGYGPQASTVGANRAGRMIARQIMAML; this is translated from the coding sequence GTGGAACATGCATCGGAGGCCGTGAAGGTCGTGGTGATCGGCGCCGGCCAGGCCGGTCTGTCGGTCGCATACCACCTCCGTCGCTTCGAACTCGTGGCCGGCGAGGACTTCGTGATCCTCGACCGCACCGATCGCCCGGGCGGGGCATGGGCGCACCGGTGGGAGTCGTTGAAGCTCGGCACCGCCCACCGCGTGCACGACCTTCCCGGCATGGACCAGCTCGGCATCAGCTTCGACACGGCCGACCGCTCGCTGCCCGCACGGGACGTCGTCTCCGACTACTACGGCCGCTTCGAGCGCCACTACGAGCTCGACGTGGCGCGTCCCTTCAACGTGCAGCGCGTGGTCAACCGCGGCGTGGAACTGGAGGTGCACTTCCAGGACCTGCGTCCCCGCGAGGACGAGGCGCGCCCGTCGCGCGGGCTGTTCGGCCGGTGGAGCCGCCGCGCGGAGGACCAGGCCATCGCCCGCGAGGCCCCGACGGGCCAGGTCGTGACGCGCTTCCTCGTGAACGCGACCGGAACCTGGGGTGCGCCGTTCGTGCCCTACTACCCGGGCATGCGCGACTTCGCGGGTCGCCACCTGCACACCTCCGACTTCCGCTCGGCGGCCGATTTCCGGGGCCAGCAGGTGGTCGTGGTCGGCGGCGGCACGTCGGCGATCGGGTTCATGCTCGAACTGGAATCCGTCGCCGCGGGACTCACCTGGGTGTCGCGCCGGCCGATCGACTGGATCGAGTCGCAGGAGCTCGACCTCGAGGGGGCATCCGCCGCCGTCGCCATGCAGGACGAGGCGGCCCGTGCCGGGCGCGCCCTGCCCTCGGTCGTGAGCGGCACGGGGGTGCCGCGGAGCCGGCGCATCGCGGCCGGCATCGACCGCGGCCTGCTCGTGGCCAAGCCCATGTTCGACCGCATCGAGCGTGCGGGCGTGCGCTGGAACGACGGCGACTTCGCGTTCGCCGACACGATCATCTGGGCGACCGGGTTCCGCCCGGAGCTCCGTCACCTGGCCCCGTTGAAGCTCCGCGAGAAGGCGGGCGGCGTCGCCGTCGGGCAGGGCGCATCGTGGGCGGACCCGCGCGTGTTCCTCGCCGGCTACGGCCCGCAGGCGTCCACGGTCGGGGCGAACCGGGCGGGGCGCATGATCGCGCGCCAGATCATGGCGATGCTCTAG
- the crcB gene encoding fluoride efflux transporter CrcB produces MSPLLFLGIALAGGVGAACRFVVDGLLRARIVSAYPWATTVVNVTGSLVLGFVVGLAGSGVVSEEVHLVLGAGFLGGYTTFSTASAETVRLLLERRLTAGLASGLGMLVLSVLAAALGVWLGMLV; encoded by the coding sequence GTGAGCCCGCTGCTGTTCCTCGGCATCGCCCTCGCGGGAGGCGTCGGCGCCGCATGCCGGTTCGTGGTCGACGGCCTGCTGCGCGCACGCATCGTGTCCGCCTACCCTTGGGCGACCACGGTCGTGAACGTGACCGGGTCGCTCGTGCTGGGCTTCGTGGTCGGCCTCGCCGGCTCCGGGGTCGTCTCCGAGGAGGTGCACCTCGTGCTCGGCGCCGGGTTCCTCGGCGGCTACACGACCTTCAGCACGGCGAGCGCGGAGACCGTGCGCCTGCTGCTCGAGCGGCGCCTCACCGCCGGACTCGCGAGCGGGCTCGGCATGCTCGTGCTCTCGGTGCTCGCGGCCGCGCTCGGTGTGTGGCTCGGGATGCTCGTCTGA
- a CDS encoding glycoside hydrolase family 31 protein — MIRHRPFGSGHPYSVDTEQRWPVDPVAGEPLRLGVRASAEIESVRVDIEVTGPSGDRESQRLALSRVASTSRGQTIDGGHLASAQARLARAVGGWAVELPAPAPGSVIRYRFTGSDAGGMAQRTREFDAVVSGWTDAPDETVRVVGTDRVLPGSVSVLTDGDRVRRVRFALPLAGGEHVTGFGERYDRLDHRGTDLDAVVFEQYKRQGAERKTYLPMPFAHVVGSEGWGFHVRTSRRSWFEIGTTAADRIVVEVEADAPVGAPAVELACYDGSPAEVLDAFLAEVGRPEQLPDWVFRLWASGNEWNTQAEVMRQMDLHREHDVPVGSVVIEAWSDERTFTAFRDARYEVAEDGAPHRLDDFEFPADGAWPDPVGMVDELHARDVRVHLWQIPLLKARPHPVGQARAIARAAVRDEVLIREPDGRGGLRPYRNRGWWFPLSTMPDLTDERAARWWTEQRRYLVEEVGIDGFKTDGGEHAWGRELEYLDGTSGAEGNNRYPVAYAKAYGDLLRSAGKAPVTFSRAGFTGSQAHGAFWAGDENSTWEAFRWSMFAGLSAAASGVLYWGWDIAGFSGPVPAPELYLRATAASVFVPIMQYHSEFNHHRTPSRDRTPWNIAELSGDERVVPAFRSLAHLRERLVPYLAASAAESIRTSSPLMRPVYFDHPTLPTAWSHPLQWFLGEDLFVSPVVARGETRHEVALPPGDWVDAWSGEALAGGATMTVDVPIDRIPVYVRAEAWPSLREVFAS, encoded by the coding sequence ATGATCCGCCACCGGCCGTTCGGCTCCGGCCATCCCTACTCCGTCGACACCGAGCAGCGCTGGCCCGTCGACCCGGTCGCGGGCGAGCCCCTGCGGCTCGGCGTGCGCGCGAGCGCGGAGATCGAGTCCGTCCGCGTCGACATCGAGGTGACGGGACCATCGGGCGATCGCGAGTCGCAGCGCCTCGCGCTCTCCCGGGTCGCGAGCACCTCCCGCGGCCAGACCATCGATGGCGGCCACCTCGCGTCGGCGCAGGCACGGCTGGCGCGCGCGGTGGGCGGGTGGGCGGTCGAGCTCCCGGCACCCGCGCCCGGCAGCGTCATCCGCTATCGCTTCACCGGTAGCGATGCCGGCGGCATGGCCCAGCGCACCCGCGAGTTCGACGCGGTGGTCTCGGGCTGGACCGACGCGCCCGACGAGACGGTTCGCGTGGTGGGCACCGACCGCGTGCTGCCGGGCAGCGTCTCCGTGCTCACCGACGGCGACCGCGTGCGTCGCGTGCGGTTCGCGCTCCCCCTCGCGGGCGGCGAGCACGTGACCGGCTTCGGTGAGCGATACGACCGGCTCGACCACCGCGGCACCGACCTCGACGCCGTCGTGTTCGAGCAGTACAAGCGCCAGGGCGCCGAGCGCAAGACCTACCTGCCGATGCCCTTCGCGCACGTGGTCGGCAGCGAAGGATGGGGCTTCCACGTGCGCACGTCACGGCGCAGCTGGTTCGAGATCGGGACGACCGCTGCCGATCGCATCGTCGTCGAGGTCGAGGCGGATGCCCCGGTCGGCGCGCCCGCCGTCGAGCTGGCCTGCTACGACGGATCGCCCGCCGAGGTGCTCGATGCGTTCCTCGCCGAGGTCGGCCGACCCGAGCAGCTGCCCGACTGGGTCTTCCGGCTCTGGGCGAGCGGCAACGAGTGGAACACGCAGGCCGAGGTGATGCGCCAGATGGACCTGCACCGCGAGCACGACGTGCCGGTCGGGTCGGTCGTCATCGAGGCGTGGAGCGACGAGCGCACGTTCACCGCGTTCCGCGACGCCCGGTACGAGGTCGCCGAGGACGGCGCACCGCACCGTCTGGACGACTTCGAGTTCCCCGCCGACGGGGCCTGGCCCGACCCGGTCGGCATGGTCGACGAGCTGCACGCCCGTGACGTGCGCGTCCACCTCTGGCAGATCCCGCTGCTCAAGGCGCGCCCGCACCCCGTCGGGCAGGCCCGGGCGATCGCACGTGCGGCCGTGCGCGACGAGGTGCTGATCCGCGAGCCCGACGGGCGCGGCGGGCTGCGCCCGTACCGCAACCGCGGCTGGTGGTTCCCGCTGTCGACCATGCCCGACCTGACCGACGAACGCGCCGCGCGCTGGTGGACGGAGCAGCGCCGCTACCTCGTCGAGGAGGTGGGCATCGACGGGTTCAAGACCGACGGCGGCGAGCACGCCTGGGGGCGTGAGCTCGAGTATCTCGACGGCACCAGCGGTGCGGAGGGGAACAACCGCTACCCGGTCGCGTACGCGAAGGCGTACGGCGACCTCCTGCGTTCCGCTGGGAAGGCCCCGGTGACGTTCAGCCGGGCGGGGTTCACCGGTTCCCAGGCCCACGGCGCGTTCTGGGCGGGCGACGAGAACTCGACCTGGGAGGCGTTCCGCTGGTCGATGTTCGCCGGGCTCTCCGCCGCCGCGAGCGGTGTCCTCTACTGGGGATGGGACATCGCCGGCTTCTCCGGCCCCGTTCCCGCGCCGGAGCTGTACCTGCGCGCGACCGCGGCATCCGTGTTCGTGCCGATCATGCAGTACCACTCCGAGTTCAACCATCACCGCACCCCGTCGCGCGACCGCACGCCGTGGAACATCGCGGAGCTCTCGGGCGACGAGCGCGTGGTCCCCGCCTTCCGATCCCTGGCGCACCTGCGCGAGCGACTGGTGCCGTACCTGGCCGCCTCGGCGGCGGAGAGCATCCGCACGTCGTCCCCGTTGATGCGGCCGGTGTACTTCGACCACCCGACGCTCCCGACCGCCTGGTCGCACCCGCTGCAGTGGTTCCTCGGCGAGGACCTCTTCGTCTCGCCAGTCGTCGCCCGGGGGGAGACTCGTCACGAGGTCGCGCTGCCGCCCGGCGACTGGGTGGATGCGTGGTCGGGGGAGGCGCTCGCCGGAGGCGCGACCATGACGGTCGACGTGCCCATCGACCGCATCCCCGTGTACGTGCGCGCGGAGGCGTGGCCGAGCCTCCGCGAGGTCTTCGCCAGCTGA
- a CDS encoding DUF4062 domain-containing protein, with protein sequence MASLPVIRTPDQRIRVFVSSTLRELQPERRAVRAAIERLRLAPVMFEQGARPYPPREVYRSYLAQSDVFLGIYGDSYGWVAPGEEISGLEDEYRLAPAHMPKLIYIRRSAAREDRLTELIARIKHDDSAAYLSFDSAEQLEEQVASDLAALLAERFVQSRESEDEPADASIPPVPGLPVPYTTTIGREHEISALREMLADRDGRIVSLIGPGGVGKSRLSIEVAHACDDLFPDGVTFVPLEGVLEPGLLVPTISYALGIRDNGEAALEERVEHALRGRRALVVLDNFEQIVEAAPMLVRLSSAAPTVAFLVTSRVVLRVRGERVFDVPALRAPPEGAPASLDRATRSPAVALFVDRARAAKPDFEVTAENAADLADICRRLEGLPLAIELAAARVRMLGAHGIAQRLEQALPLLSATMRDLPERHRTMRGTIDWSVGLLPDEQRALLYDLGVFATRFTFDAVEAIGAGRAWEADALDAMAALVDGTLVKEVDVGGRSAYSLLAIVREFAIERLREQGGTRLMRAAHADYYRELVARIAPGLRGAGQADAVALLGLELSNLRAAVRHLIYTDRLDDAGDFAWSLLIYWWIAGFFDEVRVWMTELLGKDRPMSAHTHAVARFFVLWCAMWQHPSEEVVDGLGECVEEFTVSGDDDAAAMSLAARATARLQLPNPDIAAAERELRDAATRMHEHGNGWAEAITEVSSGRLAWLRGEIDEAVRHFDRATGLAEAGADLFTLSVSGNHRGRLLLARGDADAAEDAFLRTLHVSVRLHFEEGVAYGLEGLCGVAALRGEAERAGVLAAAAAAIRSRIGIFDVEAFTVHTVSLDAVRTTDPAAVAAGERRGREMTVPEAVTYALPDEDVEEEESTLAHW encoded by the coding sequence ATGGCCTCGCTGCCGGTGATCCGGACGCCGGATCAGCGGATCCGCGTCTTCGTGAGCTCGACGCTGCGCGAACTGCAGCCCGAGCGCCGTGCCGTGCGCGCCGCGATCGAGCGCCTCCGGCTCGCTCCGGTGATGTTCGAGCAGGGCGCCCGGCCGTACCCGCCCCGCGAGGTCTACCGCTCCTACCTGGCGCAGAGCGACGTGTTCCTCGGCATCTACGGTGACAGCTACGGCTGGGTCGCGCCCGGCGAGGAGATCTCCGGCCTCGAGGACGAGTACCGGCTCGCGCCGGCCCACATGCCGAAGCTGATCTACATCCGGCGGAGCGCCGCGCGGGAGGACCGCCTGACAGAGCTGATCGCCCGCATCAAGCACGACGACTCCGCCGCCTACCTGTCGTTCGACTCCGCCGAGCAGCTCGAGGAGCAGGTGGCCTCCGACCTGGCGGCGCTGCTGGCCGAGCGTTTCGTGCAGTCCCGCGAGTCCGAGGACGAGCCGGCGGATGCCTCGATCCCTCCCGTGCCCGGACTGCCGGTGCCGTACACGACGACCATCGGTCGCGAGCACGAGATCTCCGCGCTCCGCGAGATGCTCGCCGACCGGGACGGCCGCATCGTGAGCCTCATCGGGCCCGGCGGGGTGGGCAAGAGCCGCCTCTCGATCGAGGTCGCGCACGCGTGCGATGACCTGTTCCCCGACGGCGTGACGTTCGTGCCGCTCGAGGGCGTGCTCGAGCCGGGACTGCTCGTGCCGACCATCTCGTACGCCCTCGGCATCCGCGACAACGGCGAGGCGGCGCTCGAGGAGCGCGTCGAGCACGCGCTGCGCGGCCGTCGCGCGCTCGTCGTGCTCGACAACTTCGAGCAGATCGTCGAGGCCGCGCCGATGCTCGTGCGCCTGTCGAGCGCCGCACCGACGGTCGCGTTCCTCGTCACCAGCCGAGTCGTGCTGCGCGTGCGGGGCGAGCGCGTCTTCGACGTGCCCGCGCTGCGCGCACCGCCCGAGGGAGCGCCCGCGTCGCTCGACCGGGCCACCCGTTCCCCGGCGGTCGCGCTCTTCGTCGACCGCGCCCGCGCGGCGAAGCCCGACTTCGAGGTGACCGCCGAGAACGCGGCCGACCTCGCAGACATCTGCCGGCGGCTCGAGGGGCTCCCGCTGGCGATCGAGCTCGCCGCCGCGAGGGTGCGCATGCTCGGTGCCCACGGCATCGCCCAGCGTCTCGAGCAGGCGCTCCCGCTGCTGTCGGCGACCATGCGCGACCTGCCGGAACGCCACCGCACGATGCGCGGAACGATCGACTGGAGCGTCGGGCTGCTGCCCGACGAACAGCGCGCGCTGCTCTACGACCTCGGGGTCTTCGCGACCCGGTTCACATTCGACGCCGTCGAGGCGATCGGCGCGGGCCGCGCCTGGGAGGCCGACGCGCTCGATGCGATGGCCGCGCTCGTCGACGGCACCCTGGTGAAGGAGGTCGACGTCGGGGGCAGGTCCGCGTACTCGCTGCTCGCCATCGTGCGCGAGTTCGCCATCGAGCGGCTCCGGGAGCAGGGCGGGACGCGGCTGATGCGCGCCGCGCACGCCGACTACTACCGCGAACTCGTGGCGCGCATCGCCCCCGGCCTCCGTGGGGCCGGCCAGGCCGACGCGGTCGCGCTGCTCGGGCTCGAGCTGTCGAACCTGCGCGCGGCGGTGCGCCACCTCATCTACACCGACCGGCTCGACGACGCCGGCGACTTCGCGTGGAGCCTGCTCATCTACTGGTGGATCGCGGGGTTCTTCGACGAGGTGCGGGTGTGGATGACCGAGCTGCTCGGCAAGGACCGCCCGATGTCGGCGCACACGCATGCCGTGGCCCGCTTCTTCGTGCTCTGGTGCGCGATGTGGCAGCACCCGTCGGAGGAGGTCGTCGACGGGCTGGGCGAGTGCGTGGAGGAGTTCACGGTGAGTGGTGACGACGACGCGGCGGCCATGTCGCTCGCGGCGCGCGCCACCGCGCGCCTGCAGCTCCCGAACCCCGACATCGCCGCCGCCGAGCGCGAACTGCGCGACGCGGCGACCCGCATGCACGAGCACGGCAACGGCTGGGCCGAGGCGATCACCGAGGTCTCGAGCGGACGGCTCGCGTGGCTGCGCGGCGAGATCGACGAGGCCGTGCGGCACTTCGACCGCGCGACCGGGCTCGCCGAGGCCGGGGCCGACCTCTTCACGCTCTCGGTCAGCGGCAACCACCGCGGTCGCCTGCTGCTGGCGCGGGGCGATGCGGATGCCGCGGAGGATGCGTTCCTCCGCACGCTGCACGTGTCGGTGCGGCTCCACTTCGAGGAGGGCGTCGCGTACGGCCTCGAGGGGCTGTGCGGGGTCGCCGCGCTGCGCGGCGAGGCCGAGCGGGCTGGGGTCCTGGCCGCGGCCGCCGCGGCGATCCGGTCGCGCATCGGCATCTTCGACGTGGAGGCGTTCACCGTGCACACCGTCTCGCTCGATGCGGTCCGCACGACCGACCCGGCCGCCGTCGCAGCGGGCGAGCGCCGCGGCCGCGAGATGACCGTGCCGGAGGCCGTGACGTACGCGCTCCCCGACGAGGACGTCGAGGAGGAGGAGAGCACGCTCGCGCACTGGTGA
- a CDS encoding zinc-binding alcohol dehydrogenase — translation MPSGGTPSWVIRENASRSVLLALYLREVLGIASPTELPRLRDLGPVTPADRPVDVQDELERQWRAWWMMTVEPEAHPSSVPLELIEAFGTEVALPTTGAETLAAAIVPHADAALSWAEWGHEAYRSTSSTHRGDAYRAYAGTIAEHEREVGRRAHSFELNVEVLPLAARGIWWIGSLTVAVTDTLRTDPAAFDEALHPIIAELA, via the coding sequence ATGCCGAGCGGGGGCACGCCGTCGTGGGTGATTCGCGAGAACGCGTCTCGCTCGGTCCTGCTCGCCCTCTACCTGCGCGAGGTGCTCGGCATCGCCTCGCCCACCGAGCTGCCGAGGCTGCGCGACCTGGGGCCCGTCACGCCGGCCGACCGCCCGGTCGACGTGCAGGACGAGCTCGAACGCCAGTGGCGGGCGTGGTGGATGATGACGGTCGAGCCGGAGGCGCATCCGTCGTCCGTGCCGCTCGAGCTGATCGAGGCGTTCGGCACCGAGGTGGCGCTGCCCACGACCGGCGCCGAGACGCTGGCCGCGGCGATCGTGCCGCACGCGGACGCCGCGCTCTCCTGGGCCGAGTGGGGCCACGAGGCCTACCGCTCCACCTCCTCGACCCACCGCGGCGACGCGTACCGCGCCTACGCCGGCACGATCGCCGAGCACGAGCGCGAGGTCGGCCGGCGGGCCCACTCGTTCGAGCTCAACGTCGAGGTGCTCCCGCTCGCGGCGCGCGGCATCTGGTGGATCGGCTCGCTCACGGTCGCCGTGACCGACACGCTGCGCACCGACCCGGCGGCGTTCGACGAGGCGCTGCACCCGATCATCGCCGAGCTGGCCTGA
- a CDS encoding DUF3073 domain-containing protein: MGRGRQKAKHTKVARELKYFSPETDYDALERELTSGHDDHYAEEASKWSEYADDDYASDEQKRA, from the coding sequence ATGGGGCGCGGCCGTCAGAAAGCCAAGCACACGAAGGTCGCTCGGGAGCTGAAGTACTTCAGCCCCGAGACCGACTACGATGCGCTCGAGCGCGAGCTCACGAGCGGGCATGACGACCACTACGCCGAAGAGGCGTCGAAGTGGTCGGAGTACGCCGACGACGACTACGCGTCGGACGAGCAGAAGCGGGCCTGA
- a CDS encoding PaaI family thioesterase has translation MSIWFTGEHPSADWVDARCDDTAIRSLGIEITGFTDDSIRGRMPVDGRTRQPGGVLHGGASVLLAETLASWGASFTVDPERHYCVGMEINANHTRPAPDGWVHGEARPITRGRTTQVWDIRITDERGRLVCVSRCTMAVLDGPSQY, from the coding sequence ATGAGCATCTGGTTCACCGGCGAACACCCCTCCGCCGACTGGGTCGACGCGCGCTGCGACGACACCGCGATCCGTTCCCTCGGCATCGAGATCACCGGGTTCACCGACGACTCCATCAGGGGGCGGATGCCGGTGGACGGCCGCACCCGCCAGCCCGGCGGCGTGCTGCACGGCGGGGCATCCGTGCTGCTCGCCGAGACCCTCGCGAGCTGGGGCGCGTCGTTCACGGTCGACCCGGAGCGGCACTACTGCGTCGGCATGGAGATCAACGCGAACCACACCCGCCCCGCTCCCGACGGATGGGTGCACGGCGAGGCGCGGCCGATCACCCGCGGCCGCACGACCCAGGTCTGGGACATCCGCATCACCGACGAGCGGGGCCGCCTGGTCTGCGTCTCGCGGTGCACCATGGCGGTGCTCGACGGACCGTCGCAATACTGA
- a CDS encoding glutamine amidotransferase: protein MKPFVLLATRAEDVPADGEYELFLRGAGLDEGDLVRVRLEAEPMPPIDLDAISGIIVGGGPFNASDPPEQKSAVQHRVEAEFATLLDEVVARDFPFLGACYGVGTLGAHQGAVIDRAYSEKIGVVPVSLTDAGASDPLFAGMPATFNAFVGHKEAARELPASATLLASSPACPVQAFRVGANVYATQFHPELDLPGIEVRIHSYGGYGYFADHELEDTLASVRRAPVSEPQRMLRTFVERYAR, encoded by the coding sequence GTGAAGCCGTTCGTCCTCCTCGCCACGCGCGCCGAGGACGTGCCCGCCGACGGGGAGTACGAGCTCTTCCTCCGCGGCGCCGGGCTCGACGAGGGCGACCTCGTGCGCGTGCGCCTCGAGGCGGAGCCCATGCCGCCCATCGACCTCGACGCGATCTCGGGCATCATCGTCGGCGGCGGCCCGTTCAACGCCTCCGACCCGCCCGAGCAGAAGTCGGCGGTGCAGCACCGGGTCGAGGCGGAGTTCGCGACGCTCCTCGACGAGGTCGTCGCCCGCGACTTCCCGTTCCTCGGCGCCTGCTACGGCGTCGGCACGCTCGGCGCGCACCAGGGCGCGGTGATCGATCGCGCGTACTCCGAGAAGATCGGCGTCGTGCCGGTGTCACTCACCGACGCCGGGGCATCCGACCCGCTCTTCGCCGGCATGCCGGCGACCTTCAACGCCTTCGTCGGGCACAAGGAGGCCGCGCGCGAGCTGCCCGCGTCGGCCACGCTGCTCGCGTCGTCGCCCGCGTGCCCGGTGCAGGCCTTCCGGGTCGGCGCCAACGTGTACGCCACGCAGTTCCACCCCGAGCTCGACCTCCCCGGCATCGAGGTGCGCATCCACTCGTACGGCGGCTACGGCTACTTCGCGGACCACGAGCTCGAGGACACGCTCGCCTCGGTGCGGCGCGCGCCCGTGTCCGAGCCGCAGCGCATGCTGCGCACGTTCGTCGAGCGCTACGCGCGGTAG